Within Vicia villosa cultivar HV-30 ecotype Madison, WI linkage group LG1, Vvil1.0, whole genome shotgun sequence, the genomic segment gaaaacttaggaagagtaacaatatcattcatgacaggagaaacacatggaaacataaactgattatcaaaaaatgtcacattcctagaaatacgaaaacgatggttagtgacatcataacacacaaatcccttatgagagtgactataccccataaacgcacattgaacagactgcgctccaagcttatgcctttcaaatggagctaagtgaacaaaacaaacacatccaaaggtatgtaaatcattataattaggctgaattttaaaaagacgaaaaaagggagaatcgagatcaataaccgtagaaggaagacgattgatcaagaagaCAGCTGTGGAAAGAGCCTCCACCCAAAATCGGGGTGGTACAGAAGCTTGAAGAAGTCAAGTGCGGGtcacatcaagcaaatgacgattcttgcgttctgccatcccattttgttggggggtattgggacaagatcgttgagacaaaatgcctttttgttgaagaaattcttgaaactcacGAGACATGTACTCACCACCAGAATCAGAGCGAAAAATTTTAACACTTtcatgaaattgagtttcaacatatgtcagaaatttcttaaacatagaaaacacttcagatttagaacgaagaaaatatatccaagtaaaacgactataatcatcaataaatgtgacaaaatatttatagcgaGCATGAGAAACTACAGGAGACATACCCCATACATCAGTATGAATCAGTTCAAAACAAGAGGAAGCCCGATAAGCACCAgacggaaaaggaagtgttttacttttagctaatttgcaaacagaacatgaaaGAGAGGCATTAGAAACAACACTTTTATTTCCTaataaaccatttttaaataaatgagataaaacagcagagttaggatgacccaattttctatgccaatcctcataagaattcaagacatttttacaaacaagagataaatgactagaaataaactgaagtggaaacagtcttcccactttaggccccttcgcaaccaccttccccgacacctgttcctgcacaaggcaaccatcacgagaaaaatttacattacaattattatcaaccaattgacCAACAGATAATAGATTAGAAGCAAGTCCAGGTGCTACAAACACATCCCGAAAATCAGAGTTGAGGTCACCAACATTCGTGATAGAGAGAGCATTACCATccgcaatttgaattttctgattaccatggtaagaatgtaaattgtgcaagtattcagaagaggcggtcatgtgattggatgcaccagaatcaagaaaccacgggcgggaaacattcgaagacttaccctgaattcccaaggttgatagAGCGGAAAGTACCATCTGTTGGATTATTTCAGGTTGGAGAGCACCACCATTAGATGGATTGGTGATGGAAGGACCAACTGCAGAGCTTGTACTAGCAGAAAATGCTTGCACCGAACGTTGTGTTGATCGTAGAGGACGGGTGGGACAATCAGAGATAATATGGCCCCGCTTCTTGCAATAATTACAAAACTTCTTACTGCAACTCTgagcaaaatgtccaaattgtttgcaagagaaacattggacatgtcgaatatcacgacctttacctctactatgaggagcatatgcaaacatagcagactcagaaatgacaacatcacgagacatggatccttgagtagcaagacgctgttcctctctgagaagttcaccgacacatgtatctaaagaaggaacgggattcctattcaacaaggcacctctgacaacctcaaattctgcacgaagcttcatgagaaattgatctcgcctactagtattgtagacctcttggacatccgcgagagaacttttgggaacatcaacatgtataattgcagagtgttctgtccacaaattcaaaaaaccagaataatattcttgaacagacagattgccttgtttgtaattggcaatgtctagctccaactgaaaacgtttggccgcattgtctaggttatagatacgcttcaagtagttccacatttcttgggcagtggaaaaagatcgcaaattattaatcatgtgaggatcaatagtaccgagaatccaagtgataatctgagcatcttctatttcccatgcatctaagtcagttgtctctaacggtgccaaagagacatcgtccaagtgactccataatcctttccctttgacatacatccgaaactgaaattcccaaacaagataattctttccggtaaaacgaacacaaatatgatctatctcttcttcggaagccataacatcagagatgacttaagaacaattttgttaacgtaacaattttgttaacgtgaaacaagaaacaccaacggaacactgaagaaaatacttgccgacaccaaatcaacaccccaattcaggatactcgccgacaccaagtcaaaaccctaattcagaataattGCCGACACAGAGTCAAAACTCTAATTCAGAATAATTGCCGACacagagtcaaaaccctaattcagaataattgccgacacagagtcaaaaccctaattcaatatttgccgacaccgatacgataacacgatcaaagcaaacacgatttgtaagcacccgagattagaatcgcaatcttggaagagattaccgagaaccgagatgatttcaagtaccgagaaacgagatctaccgagacgatttcaagagcgacccagtggggtgtcgctgaataaagccaagattaacctaaaactcacaggtttgatcgaaaacctactgataccatgtcaataattcttggcttgatacttttctcattattatttctcgtatatataaaggttacagggctatatcggtaattacactaaataaatacatttaaactaattcctattcacaacAAAGTCTCTTCAAATAcagaaaaatcaaaacatcccatTGCATAACATAACAAGTAAATGAGAATCACACTTCAAGTTAATCAAACCCAAAGTTAACCCCACCAAGTCCCTAGATAAAGCTCTGACATTACATTATCCAAAATCCTAGGAATGTACCAACCTTAACACAAACCAATAATACCACATCAACATCATATTTCACCCCTTGACTTGAAGATGGTGAAGCAGGACCTCCTAAAGGTGTAGGAGATGGTACATCTATAGATTTTGAAGGGTTAATAATCATGGCAGCACTTGGTTGAGGAGCATAACCATTTGGTAATGATCGTGAAGATATCTTTGGAGGTGATGCTGATGGTGCTGGTGTAATTTGTAAGGAAACTCCATGGACATCAATCATAATCTTTTGGCCTAAAGAACAATAATTTGAGACACTACATATGAAGTAGTAGACATCTTTCTCCTTTAATAGGAAATTGATAGGGCTAGTATTGAACACCTTCAGAGGTTCAAGTGCTGCGCAATGCTCATACTCAGATTTTGACACTTGAATTAGGTTGTAGAATTTTGTATCAAAGTTGAATTCTGTGTTAacatcacaaaaaaatatataatgaaatgGTTCCTAGCTAGCATAATATACACATATATTAAAGCAAGATTAAGCCTTTACCTAGAGAGTCTCCTTCTCTAATGAAATGGGAATCCGTCCAACTAGTATAGTATGTTGGATATGGTGGAATAACCCAGCCTGCTGAATCCCCCACTATGAATTGAGTAGCAGAACATAGATCGAGGAATGCTAAAACTAATACTAAGAGAACATAAGGGTATTTTTGAGGTTGCAACATATTGAGATAGATTGAGAGAAAGATAGGTTTGAAATGTAGAAATGGAAGAGATGTAACTATGTATTTAAGATGAGAAGAGATTATTAATAGTTATTGATGATTCTAATTTCTAACGTTACAGAATACAAAGAGACAAGACTAAATAGTGAGAAAAAACCATCAAAGTAAAAATGCACTATAGACACAGAATCTGATATTAAAACAACTATAGACTTTAGCCAAGAAACAGTGCAAACATCCAAGGAAAAATCAGTGCTTATAGCACTTACACCAAAAAATAACTCTATCAATGTGTAATCACAAAACACAATTATAGACACTACAACCTCAAATTGAACAAACAAGTATAGTATCATGAACAACATTCTCAATCTAGCCACAATAAGCACACACAACCAATCCATTCTCATTACACTGCAAACACTCACTAGCCTCTTTCTCTTCCTTAGCAAAAATCTTATGGCTACCATTGCATTGAAAGCACATCACAAACCTTAAACCAccacaagaatcacaaggaccaTTTGACCAATCCAATGGAACCCCTTCAAGAATTTTCTTCAACTTCCCTTGTTCATGCAAACTCATAACTTCCTCAGCTGCACCTATATATCTCCCCTTAACAAAAAGCCTAGGAGGCACAATTTTCTCACCCAAAATACTCCACAACTCATCCTTAAACTCTCTATGCATTGACACATCTCTCTCAAGATACAAAACCTTGAAACTTTGCAAAAGGAACCGAATTCTGTTGCAGTCTTCATAAGTCTTTCTGATTCCTGTAAGTGATGTTGAGTAGAAAATCACAGTTCCATCACCACCCGGTGGACATTTCTCTTCAAACAACAACAAAGGATCAACTTCAACTTCAACTTCATTATCATCTTCAACAAATTTAACTTTCTGTAATAAGTCTTCTTCAACTCTGGCCCTCCTCTGTTCCTCTGTCATTCTACAATGTTCCTTCACTGCTTCCTCGAAAGCAGCCAGTAGCTTCGGATCAAACAAGCTGCCCGAATTCAAATCTGGTCTCCGAAACTCAAAATCATCACTCTCTGAAAAAGAAATTTTCCTTTTCCTATCAGAATTACCTCTCGGCAACAGTGGTGGTTTCTTATCTCGCAAAACCTCACTCTGTTTCGACTCAATTTCCGAAACAACACCTTTATAACCAATATTCTCTTTATTCTCATCACAACCATCATCATCTAATcccatttcttcatcatcttcgagACCTTTCATGAGCTCTGACACATCAACTATCTCAGGTTCCCCCTCCTTCAAATTCTCGCAATTCTCGACATTTTTCTTACCCTCGTTTTCTCCAGAAACAAACGGGTTCGATATATTGAAAGATGAAATCTTTGGGAGAAAATCTGCATACCCATCAATGGACTTCACCTGAAGAACTCGATCTGGCTTTAGATATCCAATCTGTTTGATTGATTTCAGCTTCTTCAGCAACTTTCCTTTCACTCCC encodes:
- the LOC131614531 gene encoding cucumber peeling cupredoxin-like, with protein sequence MLQPQKYPYVLLVLVLAFLDLCSATQFIVGDSAGWVIPPYPTYYTSWTDSHFIREGDSLEFNFDTKFYNLIQVSKSEYEHCAALEPLKVFNTSPINFLLKEKDVYYFICSVSNYCSLGQKIMIDVHGVSLQITPAPSASPPKISSRSLPNGYAPQPSAAMIINPSKSIDVPSPTPLGGPASPSSSQGVKYDVDVVLLVCVKVGTFLGFWIM
- the LOC131614540 gene encoding uncharacterized protein At3g28850-like, with the protein product MKGVKGKLLKKLKSIKQIGYLKPDRVLQVKSIDGYADFLPKISSFNISNPFVSGENEGKKNVENCENLKEGEPEIVDVSELMKGLEDDEEMGLDDDGCDENKENIGYKGVVSEIESKQSEVLRDKKPPLLPRGNSDRKRKISFSESDDFEFRRPDLNSGSLFDPKLLAAFEEAVKEHCRMTEEQRRARVEEDLLQKVKFVEDDNEVEVEVDPLLLFEEKCPPGGDGTVIFYSTSLTGIRKTYEDCNRIRFLLQSFKVLYLERDVSMHREFKDELWSILGEKIVPPRLFVKGRYIGAAEEVMSLHEQGKLKKILEGVPLDWSNGPCDSCGGLRFVMCFQCNGSHKIFAKEEKEASECLQCNENGLVVCAYCG